Within the Saccharopolyspora gloriosae genome, the region CCATCACCACCACCCGGCCGCCGTCCCGCGCGGGCCGCACCATCGCCGCCGCCGCCAGCCACAACCGCAGCGTCTCCTCGGTGGCCCGCAGTTCCGGTCGGGACAGCAACGTGCGCCCGTCCAGCAGCAGCGCGGCGCCGTAACCGCCTTCGGCGACGGGCTCCGCACCGGGCGTGCACACGATGAGCGCCGGTTTCGCCGGGACGCTCGACAAGATCTCCGTGCCGCCGGAGGTGCGCACGGTGGTGTTGCTGAACGCCCTGCCCAGCTCCTCCGCGGTGCGCCCGGCACCGATCGCGATGGCGCGCAGCCGCCGCGACCCGCAGGAACCGCACCGGAACGCGGCCTCAGCCGCACCGCACCACCGGCACGCCGCGGGTTTCGGAGCACCGTCCTCCATGCCGCCCGGCAGTCCCAGCGGTCCCGCGCAGCGCCGACACCGCGCCTGCTCCCGGCAGTCCCCGCAGGCCAGCGCAGGCACGTAACCCCGGCGCGGGACCTGCACCAGAACGGGAGCGTCGTTGCCCAGTGCCGCACGAGCCGCGTCGAACGCCACCGACGGCAGCCGTGCCGCGCGGGCCGCGGGATCACGAGCGAGCTGAGTGTCATCGGCCCCGATCGCGACCACGTGCGGCGCCGCGGCCCGGACCTGATCACGCAGTGCCACGACCTGCTGCGCCCAGCCGGTCTCGACCAACAACGCGGCCTCCGCGGTCCGCGCGAACCCCGCCACCAGCAACGCGGCCCCAGCGGAGTGCGCGCGGTGCGTGAGCACGTCGCGCGCGTGCGGATAAGGCATCTGCGGGTAGCTGTGCGTGCTGTCGCCGTCGTCCCACACCACCGCCAGCCCGAGGTCGTGCACCGGGGCGAACATGGCGGCCCGCGTCCCCACCACCACTCGCACCGTGCCGCGCAGCACCGCCAGCCACCGCTTGTAGCGCTCACCCGGCGCGAGTTCCGAGGTGAGCGCGACGACCCCGTCCTCCCCCAGCAGCAGTGCGCAGGCCGCGTGCAGCCGAGTCACGTCCCGGTGATCGGGCACCACGATCAACGCGCCGCGCCCCGCCGCCGCGGCCGTCGCGGCGGCCTCGGCGAGACGTTCGGTCCACTGCTCCCCCGGCAGCGCCTGCCACACCGCGCGAGCCGGTTTGCCCGCGTGCACCGCCTCCAGCAGCGCCGGTCCGTGCTGATATCGGGACCACGCCTCAGGGTCCGGCTTCGGCGGTGGCGACGCGGGCTCCGCGGTCTGCTTCTCCGCGCGGGCGTGCCTGGGCGGTACGGCCAGGCGCACGACGTCGGCGAGCATCCCGCCGTAGCGGGCGGCGACCGAGCGGCACAGCTCCAGCAGCCGCGGCGGCAGCACCACCTCCGAGGAGATCACCCGATCCACCCACTGCAGGGTTCCGGCGAACTCCGAGTTCTCCTTGCGCTCCAGCAGATACCCGTCGACGAGCTTGCCGCGGAACCGCACCCGCACCCGGCAGCCCGCCACCGCCGCGTCGTGCAACCGATCCGGGATCAGGTAGTCGAAGGCCCGGTCCAGGTGCGCGGGCAGCGACACCTCCACCAGGACGCCGGCGACCGGCAGCGCCGGAGCGGCCGTGCGCTCCGTCTTCTTCGTCGTGTTGGAACCGCCCGCCGCCATGCCTACTTCTCTACCAGAGCCCGCCGACCGCACCGCGTACCCGGTCCGCGCCGAGCGAGCCGGTCACTACGATGCGTCGGGCAGCATTCCGCGAAAGGACCCCACTTGTTCGACGTCGTCTTCTACCACCCCGAGATCCCCGGCAACACGGGCAACGCGATCCGGATGGCAGCCGGTTCCGGCTGCGTGCTGCACCTGGTGCGCCCGCTGGGGTTCAGCGTGGAAGACGCGCGGTTGCGGCGAGCGGGCCTGGACTACCACGACCGGGCCGCGCTGCGGGTGCACGACGACTGGGACGCGCTGCTGCGCGACGTGGCTCCGCAACGCGTCTTCGCCTTCACCACCGGTGCCACGACCTCACTGGAGGAGGTCGCCTATCGCCCCGGGGATGTGCTGCTGTTCGGCCCGGAGGCGACCGGCCTGCCCGCGGACGTGCTCGACTCGGAGTGCATCACCGATCAGGTCCGCATCCCGATGCTGCCCGGCATCCGCTCCATGAACCTCGCGAACTCCGCCGCCGTGGCCGTCTACGAAGCCTGGCGCCAACAGGGCTACGCCATGAACAGGTGACCGCTCCCCTTCACCCGAGGACAAGGGCCTGGCCCCAACGTCCCTTCGACCGGTGGAGCGGGCGAAGGGAACATTCACCTCGTTGACTGCGGGTCGGGGTCCGTGCGGAGTGATCTTTTGATCTGTGTCTTGCCAGCGGCGGAGCCGCCCACCGGCGGGGTTCTCAGCGGCTCCCGCGCGAGGACAGCCATTTCGCCGTGTACGGCATACATGAGAAATCGCGGCCGCACGCGAGGAAGCCGCTGAGGTTCCGCTACGCAGGGAGTTCTGAAAAGACCTCTTAGGGGTCCTTGCAGAATGATCTTGTTTTGGCATGGTGGGGGTGTGTGTTGATCGCGTTTGTGGTTGGAGCGTGGGATGTCTCGCCCGAGGCCGTGGGAGGTCAGTGACGAGCTGTGGGCGGTGATCGCACCGTTGCTGCCCAGGCATGAACGAAGGTTTCGGCATCCGGGGCGGTGTCGGATCGATGACCGTAAGGCGTTGCAGGGTGTGTTGTTCGTGCTCTACACCGGTATCCAGTGGGAGTTCCTGCCCCAGGAACTCGGGTTCGGTTCGGGCTCGACGTGCTGGCGCCGGTTGGCGGAGTGGCAGCAGGCCGGTGTCTGGGAACAGCTGGAGGAGGTCCTGCTGGCCAAGCTGCGTGCGGCCGATCAGCTGGATTTCTCCCGCGCAGTGGTGGACTCCTCGCAGATCCAGGCCAAACGAGGACGTGGTTCCCCAAAAGTGGGCAAGAGCCCGGTTGATCGGGGCAGGCCGGGCTCGAAACACCACATCATCACCGACGCCCGCGGAACCCCGCTACAAGTGCTGCTGACCGGCAGCAACCGCAACGACGTCACCCAGCTGATACCGCTGATCGAGGCGGTCCCACCGGTACGCGGAGTCCGAGGCCGACCCCGCCGCACACCCCGTCACGTCTACGCCGACCGCGGCTATGACCACGACAAATACCGGCACCAGCTACGGGACCGCAACATCACACCCCGCATCGCACGTCGCGGTGATCAGCACGAATCCGGCCTCGGCACACTCCGCTGGGTCGTCGAAGCCGCCTTCGCCTGGCTCCACGGTCCCCGCAAACTCCGCATCCGCTGGGAAACCCGCGACGACATCCACGAAGGCCTACTCCACCTCACCCACTGCATGATCCTCGCCCGCAAACTCCTTGCCACAGCATTCTGAAAGGACCCCTTAGAGGCGGCAGGCCTCGAGGGGGGTGACCAGGATGGCTCGGGCGCCCTCCGCCCAGAGGCGGTCCATGATCGACTGGGCTTGGTGGCGCGGGACCATCACGCGGACCGCGACCCAGCCCTTCTCGTCGAGCGGGGACACCGTCGGCGACTCCATGCCGGGCGTGATCTTGCGGACGCCGTCGAGCACCGCGGTGGGGCAGTTGTAGTCCATCATCACGTACTGCCGGGCGATGAGGACGCCGCGCAGCCGCTGGATCAGCACCTCCACGGCCTGCTCGCTGTCGTCCGGCAGCTCACGATCACCCCGCACCAGCACGGCCTCGGAGCGCAGGATCGGGTCCCCGATGGTCTGCAGCCCGGCTTCCCGCAACGAGGCACCGGTCTCCACGACGTCGGCGATGGCGTCGGCGAGCCCGAGCTCCACGGCCGTCTCCACCGCCCCGTCCAGTTCGATCACGTCCACCTGGATGCCCAGGTCTGCGGCAGCAGCGGTCACCAGCGGCGCGAACGAGGTGGCGACGCGCTTGCCGTCGAGTTCGGCGAGCGCCCCGATCCACCCGGTGGGGGCGGCGAAGTAGAACCGCGACACCCCGAAATCCAGTGGCAGCAGTTCAGTGGTGCTCACGTCGGTGCCGGCGGCCTGCAGCAGGTCCTGGCCGGTGATGCCGACGTCGAGCACGCCGCTGCCGACGGTGCGGGCGATGTCGGTGGGACGGAGGAAGACGAACTGCACGTCGTTGGCGGTGTCGATGGCGAACAACGCCTTGGGCTCGCGGTGCACGCGATAGCCGGCGTCGGAGAGCAACTGGATGGCGGGACCGCTCA harbors:
- a CDS encoding tRNA (cytidine(34)-2'-O)-methyltransferase, translating into MFDVVFYHPEIPGNTGNAIRMAAGSGCVLHLVRPLGFSVEDARLRRAGLDYHDRAALRVHDDWDALLRDVAPQRVFAFTTGATTSLEEVAYRPGDVLLFGPEATGLPADVLDSECITDQVRIPMLPGIRSMNLANSAAVAVYEAWRQQGYAMNR
- the hisG gene encoding ATP phosphoribosyltransferase, coding for MLRVAVPNKGSLSGPAIQLLSDAGYRVHREPKALFAIDTANDVQFVFLRPTDIARTVGSGVLDVGITGQDLLQAAGTDVSTTELLPLDFGVSRFYFAAPTGWIGALAELDGKRVATSFAPLVTAAAADLGIQVDVIELDGAVETAVELGLADAIADVVETGASLREAGLQTIGDPILRSEAVLVRGDRELPDDSEQAVEVLIQRLRGVLIARQYVMMDYNCPTAVLDGVRKITPGMESPTVSPLDEKGWVAVRVMVPRHQAQSIMDRLWAEGARAILVTPLEACRL
- a CDS encoding primosomal protein N', with protein sequence MAAGGSNTTKKTERTAAPALPVAGVLVEVSLPAHLDRAFDYLIPDRLHDAAVAGCRVRVRFRGKLVDGYLLERKENSEFAGTLQWVDRVISSEVVLPPRLLELCRSVAARYGGMLADVVRLAVPPRHARAEKQTAEPASPPPKPDPEAWSRYQHGPALLEAVHAGKPARAVWQALPGEQWTERLAEAAATAAAAGRGALIVVPDHRDVTRLHAACALLLGEDGVVALTSELAPGERYKRWLAVLRGTVRVVVGTRAAMFAPVHDLGLAVVWDDGDSTHSYPQMPYPHARDVLTHRAHSAGAALLVAGFARTAEAALLVETGWAQQVVALRDQVRAAAPHVVAIGADDTQLARDPAARAARLPSVAFDAARAALGNDAPVLVQVPRRGYVPALACGDCREQARCRRCAGPLGLPGGMEDGAPKPAACRWCGAAEAAFRCGSCGSRRLRAIAIGAGRTAEELGRAFSNTTVRTSGGTEILSSVPAKPALIVCTPGAEPVAEGGYGAALLLDGRTLLSRPELRATEETLRLWLAAAAMVRPARDGGRVVVMADSTLQPVQALVRWDPSWHAEIELAGRAELGFPPAMRVAAVDGTPDAVNDLLDCLELPSTGEILGPVPLGEVDEDGNSEQERALVRVSRAEGRELAAAVHAAQAVRASRRPKEGIKIRVDPLELL
- a CDS encoding IS5 family transposase, producing MSRPRPWEVSDELWAVIAPLLPRHERRFRHPGRCRIDDRKALQGVLFVLYTGIQWEFLPQELGFGSGSTCWRRLAEWQQAGVWEQLEEVLLAKLRAADQLDFSRAVVDSSQIQAKRGRGSPKVGKSPVDRGRPGSKHHIITDARGTPLQVLLTGSNRNDVTQLIPLIEAVPPVRGVRGRPRRTPRHVYADRGYDHDKYRHQLRDRNITPRIARRGDQHESGLGTLRWVVEAAFAWLHGPRKLRIRWETRDDIHEGLLHLTHCMILARKLLATAF